GcagacaaaacaaaaaaaaaatgaacatatTAAAAGCGAGTGAGTGACTCAGTCGCCAGTCGCCGTTCACCAACCATCAGTACAGCAGCACTTCAGCAGTCGCACAAGTCGAACAGAGACCAACAGAGActcccagagagagagagagagatggcgtGGTGTGCGGCAAGGACCTTCCACATGCCGGCGGTTGACATGGGGGCATTGCGCACCCGAGCTCCGTTAGCCGCCGGCGCGGGCTTTGCCTCGGTCGCTGGCTCCACTTTCTGGCGATCCTTGGCTTCATCGAAGCCCTCCTCTCGCTTCGCTTGCTTAGCCATTTCCACCGACGCTCGTAACTTCCAACTCTTTTAATTTctcattttgttttaatttaattggatTTCTCGTGCACCCTTTTTGGTTACATGGATTAGAAATTCGATTCCTCTTATTGGTTGTATAATTTGAATCTCCTTTTGATCAGTTGTGGATAAAGTGTTCAACTTTTCGTTTGAAATTAACATGGGCAGCTTTTATTTGGTTGGATTTAGGAATTAAGGAAGCTGTCCACACAGAAAAGGCTCCCGCTGCATTGGGACCGTATTCTCAGGCAATCAAAGCCAACAACTTTGTCTATGTGTCGGGTTGTCTTGGTCTGATTCCAGAGGTTTGTGTCTTTGATTTTCGTCCTTTTTTTGTCATTGTAATCCATCAATGTTGGTATGAACTCGATGATATTATGAACTTATGTTGTGTGTTTATTTGCAGACCGGAAAGTTCGTATCCGTTGATGTTGAAGATCAGACAGAGCAGGTATTGTTGATGCTCTCTGTGTTGGTTAGGATTTGAGATAATCATATGTTCATCGATTTTGTGCTTTTATTTTTACGCATTTGGTTGGTGAAAACCTTCTAAACCAATAACTTCATGGCGATTTAGAAGTGACAGTTGATGGAAATTTATATGCTGTTTGAGAATTTAGTGGTTGCAGGATCTTGAACTGTCGAGAATTTCACATTTCTGCAAAATGATGGTGGCACTAAGCCAAGT
This window of the Malus domestica chromosome 03, GDT2T_hap1 genome carries:
- the LOC103428719 gene encoding reactive Intermediate Deaminase A, chloroplastic-like, giving the protein MAWCAARTFHMPAVDMGALRTRAPLAAGAGFASVAGSTFWRSLASSKPSSRFACLAISTDARIKEAVHTEKAPAALGPYSQAIKANNFVYVSGCLGLIPETGKFVSVDVEDQTEQVLKNMGEILKASGASYSSVVKTTILLADLKDFKKVNEIYAKYFPSPAPARSTFQVAALPLDAKIEIECIAAL